The following are encoded in a window of Variovorax paradoxus genomic DNA:
- a CDS encoding RelA/SpoT family protein yields MVDYPLSAATADRSPVMENMLARARAFAEPLIADEKLDTGENTLAHADAVAAIVAKMGGSEAMQAASYLVYSCQHLNRPQEVIAKVFGDNFAALAVETTKLVRVQEQARTASQGHHAEGAGAQTENVRKMLLAFSRDLRVVMLRLASRLQTLRHAAASKQPAPESVARESLQVFAPLANRLGIWQVKWEIEDLSFRFLEPDTYKLIARLLDEKRIEREGHVEQLRSQLEHELQAEGVKATVQGRPKNIYSIVKKMRGKSLDFEQVFDILALRVVVQDVKDCYAALAWVHSHFQPIDEEFDDYIARPKPNGYQSLHTVVREIVDGKVGKPIEIQIRTEEMHDHAEHGVAAHWAYKEAGHKGYAGVWASGEYDAKIAVLRQLLAWERDLSGGLQGQGLFDDRIYVLTPDAAIVELPQGATPVDFAYTVHTTLGHRCRGARVDGAMVPLNTPLSNGQTVEIMAAKEGGPSRDWLNAELGYLASHRARAKVRAWFNAQITHETVARGREAVEKLLQREGKTAMRLEDLASQLGFKSADHLFEVVGKDEFSLRNIETLLRPPEPALNPDDGVQIKKARGSEKSGKGGVLVVGVSSLMTQLAKCCKPAPPDAIRGFVTRGHGVSVHRADCSNFRMMAAKDGERVIDVEWGQPKKGADAPVYAVDVAVEAADRQGLLRDISDVFAREKMNVIGVQTQSIKGTAWMTFTVEIADAARLTQVLGVVTAVTGVRSARRR; encoded by the coding sequence ATGGTTGATTACCCGCTGTCGGCCGCCACGGCCGACCGCTCGCCGGTCATGGAGAACATGCTGGCGCGCGCCCGCGCGTTTGCCGAGCCGCTGATTGCCGATGAAAAACTCGACACCGGCGAGAACACGCTGGCGCACGCCGATGCGGTGGCCGCCATCGTCGCGAAGATGGGCGGCTCCGAGGCCATGCAGGCCGCGAGCTACCTCGTGTACTCGTGCCAGCACCTGAACCGCCCGCAGGAAGTGATCGCCAAGGTCTTCGGCGACAACTTCGCGGCACTCGCCGTCGAGACCACCAAGCTCGTGCGTGTGCAGGAGCAGGCACGCACGGCCTCGCAAGGGCACCACGCTGAAGGCGCCGGCGCGCAGACCGAGAACGTGCGCAAGATGCTGCTCGCGTTCTCGCGCGACCTGCGCGTCGTGATGTTGCGGTTGGCCTCTCGCCTGCAGACGCTGCGGCACGCGGCGGCCAGCAAGCAGCCCGCGCCGGAAAGCGTGGCGCGCGAGTCGCTGCAGGTGTTTGCACCGCTCGCGAACCGGCTGGGCATCTGGCAGGTGAAGTGGGAGATCGAAGATCTTTCGTTCCGCTTTCTCGAGCCCGACACCTACAAGCTGATCGCGCGGCTTCTCGACGAGAAGCGCATCGAGCGCGAAGGCCACGTCGAGCAGTTGCGCTCGCAGCTGGAGCACGAGCTGCAGGCCGAGGGCGTCAAGGCCACGGTGCAGGGGCGCCCGAAGAACATCTACAGCATCGTCAAGAAGATGCGCGGCAAGTCGCTCGACTTCGAGCAGGTCTTCGACATCCTTGCGCTGCGCGTGGTGGTGCAGGACGTGAAGGACTGCTATGCCGCGCTGGCCTGGGTGCACTCGCACTTCCAGCCCATCGACGAAGAGTTCGACGACTACATCGCACGACCCAAGCCCAACGGCTACCAGTCGCTGCACACGGTGGTGCGCGAGATCGTCGACGGCAAGGTGGGCAAGCCGATCGAGATCCAGATCCGCACCGAGGAAATGCACGACCACGCCGAACATGGCGTGGCCGCGCACTGGGCCTACAAGGAAGCGGGCCACAAGGGCTACGCGGGCGTTTGGGCGAGTGGCGAGTACGACGCCAAGATCGCCGTGCTGCGCCAGCTGCTGGCCTGGGAGCGCGACCTGTCCGGCGGGCTTCAGGGGCAGGGGCTGTTCGACGACCGCATCTATGTGCTCACGCCCGATGCGGCCATCGTCGAACTGCCGCAGGGTGCAACGCCGGTCGACTTTGCCTACACGGTGCACACGACGCTGGGGCATCGCTGCCGCGGAGCGCGTGTCGATGGCGCGATGGTGCCGCTCAACACGCCGCTGTCGAACGGGCAGACCGTCGAGATCATGGCGGCCAAGGAAGGCGGGCCGTCGCGCGACTGGCTGAATGCGGAGCTGGGTTATCTCGCAAGCCATCGCGCACGCGCCAAGGTGCGTGCCTGGTTCAACGCGCAGATCACGCACGAGACCGTGGCGCGCGGACGCGAGGCCGTCGAGAAGCTGCTGCAGCGCGAAGGCAAGACGGCCATGCGGCTCGAAGACTTGGCTTCGCAGCTCGGCTTCAAGTCGGCGGACCATCTGTTCGAGGTGGTCGGCAAGGACGAGTTTTCGCTGCGCAACATCGAGACGCTGTTGCGTCCGCCCGAGCCGGCACTGAATCCCGACGACGGCGTACAGATCAAGAAGGCGCGCGGCAGCGAGAAGTCGGGCAAGGGTGGCGTGCTCGTGGTGGGCGTGTCGTCGCTGATGACGCAGCTCGCCAAGTGCTGCAAGCCGGCGCCGCCCGATGCGATCCGCGGCTTCGTCACGCGCGGCCATGGCGTCAGCGTGCATCGCGCGGACTGCAGCAACTTCCGCATGATGGCTGCGAAGGACGGCGAGCGTGTGATCGATGTCGAATGGGGCCAGCCGAAGAAGGGGGCGGATGCGCCGGTCTACGCGGTCGATGTGGCAGTGGAAGCGGCCGACCGGCAGGGCCTGCTGCGCGATATCTCCGATGTCTTTGCGCGCGAGAAGATGAACGTGATCGGCGTGCAGACGCAGTCGATCAAGGGCACGGCGTGGATGACCTTCACCGTGGAAATCGCCGATGCCGCGCGCCTGACGCAAGTGTTGGGCGTGGTGACTGCGGTGACTGGTGTGCGATCTGCACGTCGGCGCTGA